The proteins below are encoded in one region of Drosophila santomea strain STO CAGO 1482 chromosome 2R, Prin_Dsan_1.1, whole genome shotgun sequence:
- the LOC120445322 gene encoding protein ref(2)P, whose amino-acid sequence MPEKLLKITYHVAGPQKKINAYLRMPSQNYTILRREIELYLFQERQLPKCDVRTFWIDSDQDEIEIVNQNDYEIFLAKCESNMHVQVAPLEPIEEPKATKQEGSSANAEGPSADDPSNFTIHDSVECDGCGLAPLIGFRYKCVQCSNYDLCQKCESAHKHPEHLMLRMPTNNGPGLVDAWFSGPGLGRRCGRRSRGHCPFQETSQASPAGESTRDSRRERRHARRHGGVLSQFVEMMTNLPLNETTATAPAEPQKPKAAEQEPSAPTAEPTVTAQKATGSEAKPTEPKKVNTDQSVPPTDDPVTTPRSTEPTTPVINLDNLSQIVPPEYMRAGIEILNNFSEMFAKMIDPTDLGDSGTSPPSLTPSTENKKPEEKVQSSAQSAAASTSQSAVSSAAPSANQSNVPSANQSATPSISGSISDAPLETEPLIPKPTDSAPLSTNTIETEHDRRRSDSLDPEWQVIDNAYSANNSNLINLDTTNPTAATQQPVRDFGQLGELLRQHINEEARVEQASANTQTAQVDTVSTSTSTTSVATNSVGTSPAAPEEKRTVPVYHTDDRINQSIHAMMAMGFSNEGAWLTQLLESVQGNIPAALDVMHVSQNRN is encoded by the exons ATGCCGGAAAAGTTGTTGAAAATAACCTACCATGTCGCCGGACCCcagaagaaaataaatgcatactTGAGGATGCCCTCCCAGAATTACACCATATTGCGTCGCGAAATTGAGCTGTATCTTTTCCAGGAACGCCAGTTGCCTAAATGCGACGTAAGGACCTTCTGGATCG ACTCTGATCAAGATGAAATCGAAATAGTCAACCAAAATGACTATGAGATCTTCCTGGCCAAGTGCGAGAGCAATATGCACGTTCAGGTTGCTCCACTGGAGCCCATAGAGGAGCCAAAGGCCACCAAGCAAGAGGGTTCTTCGGCCAACGCTGAAGGTCCTTCCGCCGACGATCCGAGCAATTTCACCATCCACGACTCCGTTGAATGCGATGGCTGCGGCTTGGCTCCCTTGATTGGGTTCCGCTACAAGTGCGTGCAGTGCAGTAACTATGATCTTTGCCAGAAATGCGAGTCGGCCCACAAGCATCCTGAACATTTGATGCTGCGAATGCCGACCAACAATGGGCCCGGTTTGGTCGATGCCTGGTTCTCAGGTCCAGGATTGGGGCGTCGCTGTGGTCGGCGCTCCAGGGGACATTGTCCGTTTCAGGAGACGAGCCAGGCATCTCCGGCTGGCGAATCAACCAGGGATAGTCGTCGTGAACGACGTCACGCTCGTCGGCATGGCGGGGTGTTGTCTCAGTTTGTCGAGATGATGACCAACTTGCCGCTAAACGAAACTACGGCCACGGCACCAGCCGAACCGCAGAAGCCGAAGGCTGCAGAACAAGAACCAAGTGCTCCAACAGCTGAGCCCACTGTTACCGCTCAAAAGGCAACTGGATCCGAGGCCAAACCAACTGAGCCAAAGAAGGTAAACACTGATCAAAGTGTTCCCCCAACCGATGATCCAGTGACGACTCCGCGGTCCACTGAGCCAACTACTCCAGTGATCAATCTGGATAACCTTTCGCAGATTGTGCCACCCGAGTACATGCGTGCTGGCATCGAAATTCTTAACAATTTTAGCGAAATGTTTGCCAAGATGATCGATCCCACGGATTTGGGTGATTCGGGAACATCTCCACCCTCATTGACTCCCAGTACTGAGAACAAGAAACCAGAAGAGAAGGTTCAATCTAGTGCCCAGTCGGCGGCAGCTTCAACCAGCCAGTCAGCTGTTTCGTCTGCTGCTCCATCGGCCAATCAGTCGAATGTCCCATCTGCTAACCAGTCGGCCACTCCATCAATTTCTGGATCGATCTCTGATGCTCCCCTTGAGACAGAGCCACTGATTCCCAAGCCAACTGATTCGGCACCACTTTCGACAAACACCATCGAGACAGAGCACGATAGACGCCGTTCAGATAGCTTGGATCCAGAGTGGCAGGTCATTGACAATGCTTACTCCGCGAACAACAGTAACTTAATCAATCTGGACACTACCAACCCCACAGCTGCTACTCAGCAGCCGGTGCGTGATTTTGGTCAGCTTGGCGAACTTTTGCGTCAGCATATAAACGAGGAGGCTCGCGTGGAGCAGGCTTCGGCCAATACCCAGACTGCTCAAGTGGACACAGTGAGTACATCGACGTCGACCACATCCGTGGCCACCAATAGTGTCGGCACCTCTCCAGCAGCTCCCGAGGAAAAGCGCACTGTTCCCGTCTACCACACTG ATGACCgcatcaatcaatcaatccaTGCCATGATGGCCATGGGTTTCAGCAACGAGGGCGCCTGGCTCACCCAGCTCCTGGAGTCGGTTCAGGGCAATATCCCAGCTGCCTTGGACGTAATGCATGTCTCGCAGAACCGCAActaa
- the LOC120445323 gene encoding uncharacterized protein LOC120445323 produces the protein MTSAELHGSYGGLYFGFCTLISHVLLAGITAAIVYKCLVLKLVHTAGHAFYCTIAFVFFMGEALLVRNSTYLESSLGPLNLNRLHAILGILAFLVGVGGIGIKTWQKLERKREDPNATVRHFKSNHAFYGIIGCALLLGSVLSGLPLYFINGGFALKMLHRFFGLVGFLALMVSQMFGYNTGFGRRQWKAHHQKLFKFFTFIATITTANYEFRRFVRDVAGLATNYFITPDAAEAREDL, from the exons ATGACATCCGCCGAATTACATGGTTCCTATGGAGGCCTCTACTTTGGCTTCTGCACACTGATCTCGCATGTGCTTCTGGCGGGGATCACAGCAGCCATTGTTTACAAGTGCCTGGTGCTCAAACTCGTGCACACCGCCGGACACGCCTTCTACTGCACGATCGCC TTTGTCTTTTTCATGGGTGAGGCACTGTTGGTTCGAAACAGCACATATCTGGAGTCCTCTTTGGGGCCTTTGAACCTCAACCGCCTGCACGCCATCCTGGGGATTTTGGCGTTTCTGGTCGGAGTCGGCGGAATCGGAATCAAGACATGGCAGAAGCTGGAGCGCAAACGGGAAGATCCCAATGCCACTGTTCGCCACTTTAAGAGCAACCATGCTTTTTACG GTATAATCGGCTGTGCTCTTCTGCTGGGTAGCGTTTTGAGCGGTCTTCCGCTGTATTTCATCAACGGTGGCTTTGCCTTAAAAATGCTTCATCGATTTTTCGGATTGGTCGGATTCCTCGCTCTAATGGTATCTCAAATGTTCGGATATAACACGGGATTCGGCAGGCGACAATGGAAGGCacaccaccaaaaactgttcaaattttttacatttattgcCACCATTACGACAGCAAATTACGAGTTTCGACGATTTGTACGAGATGTTGCTGGTTTGGCGACTAATTATTTCATTACCCCAGATGCAGCAGAAGCTAGAGAAGATCTTTGA